The following proteins are encoded in a genomic region of Thermococcus henrietii:
- the pdxT gene encoding pyridoxal 5'-phosphate synthase glutaminase subunit PdxT, whose protein sequence is MVKVGVIGLQGDVSEHIEASKRALENLGVTGEVIWLRKPEQLEGISAIIIPGGESTTISRLMVKNGLLEPVKKLGEEGLPIMGTCAGLIMLSKDVIGATPEQRFLELLDVKVNRNAYGRQVDSFEAPIKLAFSDEPFPGVFIRAPRIVELLSDNVKPIAWLGDRVVGVEQGNLIGLEFHPELTDDTRVHEYFLRKAL, encoded by the coding sequence ATGGTCAAGGTAGGCGTTATAGGCCTCCAAGGAGACGTCAGTGAGCACATCGAGGCGAGCAAAAGGGCCCTTGAGAACCTTGGCGTCACTGGTGAAGTAATCTGGCTCAGAAAGCCGGAACAGCTCGAGGGAATCTCTGCTATAATAATCCCCGGTGGCGAGAGCACAACAATCTCGAGGCTCATGGTTAAGAACGGCCTCCTCGAGCCGGTTAAGAAGCTCGGCGAAGAGGGACTGCCCATAATGGGAACGTGCGCCGGTCTCATAATGCTCTCCAAAGACGTCATCGGGGCAACGCCGGAGCAGAGGTTCCTTGAACTCCTCGACGTTAAAGTGAACAGAAACGCATACGGAAGGCAGGTGGACAGCTTCGAGGCGCCGATAAAGCTTGCCTTCAGCGACGAGCCGTTTCCCGGTGTCTTCATACGCGCCCCGAGGATAGTGGAGCTCCTCAGTGATAATGTGAAGCCCATCGCGTGGCTCGGCGACAGGGTTGTCGGCGTCGAGCAGGGCAATTTAATCGGCCTCGAGTTCCATCCCGAGCTGACGGACGACACGAGGGTTCACGAGTACTTCCTGCGGAAAGCCCTGTAA
- the purC gene encoding phosphoribosylaminoimidazolesuccinocarboxamide synthase, translating to MEVYEGKAKKVIPLDNGKAIMEFKDDATAFDGKKRAQFKGKGWLNAQISAVLFKVLEENGIKTHFIGVAGDNRLIVERLKMYPLEVVVRNVVAGSLKKRLPLEEGTELPEPIVELYYKDDSLGDPMINHYHAKVLGISEEEVREIERIALKVNEVLRKYFAERGIILVDFKLEFGKNERGEIVLGDEISPDTCRFWDAETKESLDKDVFRFDKGDLISAYEKLYERLTGGTPNRK from the coding sequence GTGGAGGTCTACGAGGGTAAGGCCAAGAAGGTAATCCCGCTCGACAATGGGAAGGCGATAATGGAGTTCAAAGACGATGCCACCGCCTTCGACGGCAAGAAGAGGGCCCAGTTCAAGGGTAAGGGCTGGCTCAACGCCCAGATTAGCGCGGTTCTCTTCAAGGTTCTTGAGGAGAACGGAATCAAGACCCACTTCATAGGCGTCGCCGGCGACAACAGGCTCATCGTTGAGAGGCTCAAGATGTACCCCCTCGAGGTCGTCGTCAGGAACGTCGTCGCAGGAAGTTTGAAGAAGCGCCTCCCGCTCGAGGAAGGAACTGAACTTCCGGAGCCGATAGTTGAGCTCTACTACAAGGACGACAGCCTCGGCGACCCGATGATTAATCACTACCACGCCAAGGTCTTGGGGATAAGCGAGGAGGAAGTCAGGGAGATAGAGAGAATCGCCCTCAAGGTTAACGAGGTTCTCAGGAAGTACTTCGCCGAGCGCGGGATAATTCTCGTGGACTTCAAGCTCGAGTTCGGGAAGAACGAGAGGGGAGAGATAGTCCTCGGGGATGAGATTAGCCCGGACACCTGCCGCTTCTGGGACGCAGAGACGAAGGAGAGCCTTGATAAGGACGTCTTCCGCTTTGACAAAGGGGACCTGATTTCAGCCTACGAGAAGCTCTACGAGAGGCTCACAGGTGGAACTCCGAATCGTAAGTGA
- a CDS encoding CGP-CTERM sorting domain-containing protein, with translation MSRVVAVLLTFLLLAPIFLHEVNAANIQSFQAYQITIKGLTYPDVGVFLIPSITPYWRVNGSFPGEYRLLYFAYPSYHNITNWTIKYMNLTNLPGITHKLKNTTLPWPTNRFDVFTYRMDSILHWWARNGTTYDYLFEMGGTITSNETVLPIIAKYGPVNHQLVGRVEGEYIIFNGSQGFKIPVSGLLRYYPKQLLNDLVGVLYQDVITTSSDMTIHREALLIYPRHLSYWKTNGKIYVGVNFSTGVELNANQSIPILLYSKGKLKPIVDVLRLITPQGDPLRNLKNPIITLTSQTWITPATESKLVDILYDNISEFYELQYSLVSNGTSAILIVTSGDAFVPPLGEEPPSVIPSYYPYLVVNGVPRFLNLSPTVRQFNLSDWSLYQFKFSVWRSHYELLWEESPPMLNSSIAYVLNGTCWRLINNFHNSPGFVANGTVEGNYMVFRFNRTTLRIPLRELAKYYPPKVWEWQLAAAKDGNGYLIIPTAGFDYGVVPLIFGPGNFLLPVDTSSEVYTSGVYALYYVDGSLKPVFDLLRLMSPQGDLVRNLPNPFNSSVSFGLCSAERRGNANSSTIRVSRNTTTTIRENTTLPSTNTTGGANETPVHSNKTRTNTTTTPTSTTTKEKNICGPGLVVITAILPLLLRRPQN, from the coding sequence ATGTCCAGAGTGGTAGCGGTTCTTTTAACTTTCCTTCTCCTGGCTCCAATTTTTCTTCATGAGGTCAACGCCGCAAACATTCAGAGCTTCCAAGCTTATCAAATCACAATCAAAGGATTAACTTACCCCGACGTAGGAGTCTTCCTAATCCCATCAATAACTCCCTACTGGCGGGTGAATGGTTCGTTTCCGGGCGAGTACCGCCTCCTCTACTTCGCGTACCCCTCTTACCATAACATCACCAACTGGACCATCAAGTACATGAACCTCACGAACCTCCCCGGAATCACGCACAAACTCAAAAACACAACACTCCCCTGGCCAACAAACAGATTCGACGTGTTCACATACCGCATGGATTCAATTCTCCACTGGTGGGCAAGAAACGGCACAACCTACGACTACCTCTTTGAAATGGGGGGAACAATTACGTCCAATGAAACAGTGCTACCCATAATCGCCAAGTACGGGCCAGTCAATCACCAACTGGTTGGACGTGTGGAAGGCGAGTACATCATTTTCAATGGCTCACAAGGATTCAAAATTCCAGTCAGTGGGCTCTTGAGGTATTATCCGAAGCAACTCCTGAACGACCTCGTGGGAGTGCTTTACCAAGACGTGATCACAACTTCCTCTGACATGACCATCCACAGGGAAGCCCTCCTCATCTACCCCCGCCACTTAAGCTACTGGAAAACCAACGGAAAAATTTACGTGGGCGTTAACTTTTCGACTGGCGTTGAACTGAACGCTAATCAATCAATCCCAATCCTCCTCTACTCGAAGGGAAAGTTGAAGCCAATAGTAGACGTTCTAAGGTTAATTACTCCCCAAGGCGACCCCCTCAGAAACCTGAAAAACCCAATCATCACACTAACATCCCAAACATGGATAACCCCAGCAACCGAGAGCAAGCTCGTTGACATCCTCTATGACAACATCTCTGAATTCTACGAGCTTCAATACTCCCTCGTCTCGAACGGGACTTCTGCAATCCTAATCGTTACAAGCGGTGATGCCTTCGTTCCTCCTTTAGGTGAAGAACCCCCCTCAGTGATTCCCTCCTACTACCCTTACCTTGTCGTGAACGGTGTTCCGCGGTTTTTGAACCTTTCACCCACTGTTAGGCAATTCAATCTCTCAGACTGGTCACTCTACCAATTCAAGTTCAGCGTTTGGAGGAGTCATTATGAGCTCCTCTGGGAGGAGTCTCCTCCAATGTTGAACTCTTCCATTGCTTACGTTCTCAACGGAACTTGCTGGAGGTTAATTAACAACTTTCACAACTCTCCCGGCTTCGTCGCCAACGGAACCGTTGAAGGAAACTATATGGTTTTCCGGTTTAACAGGACCACTCTAAGGATTCCACTCAGAGAATTAGCAAAGTATTACCCGCCAAAGGTTTGGGAGTGGCAGTTAGCCGCGGCGAAAGACGGGAACGGCTACCTAATAATCCCAACCGCAGGATTTGATTATGGTGTTGTTCCCCTGATATTCGGTCCAGGAAATTTTCTCCTGCCGGTGGATACTTCCTCCGAGGTTTATACATCGGGTGTTTATGCTCTTTATTATGTGGATGGGAGTTTGAAGCCGGTTTTTGATTTGCTTAGGCTTATGAGCCCCCAGGGAGACTTAGTCAGGAACCTGCCGAACCCGTTTAACTCCAGCGTGAGTTTTGGGTTGTGCAGTGCTGAAAGGAGGGGGAATGCCAATAGCTCAACGATAAGGGTGAGCAGAAACACGACCACGACCATTCGGGAGAATACGACACTCCCCAGCACGAACACCACAGGGGGAGCAAATGAAACGCCCGTACACTCAAACAAAACACGAACAAACACAACCACAACCCCAACATCAACAACCACAAAAGAAAAAAACATCTGCGGACCCGGACTCGTAGTCATAACTGCCATCTTGCCCCTCCTTCTGAGGCGTCCTCAGAATTAA
- a CDS encoding DUF835 domain-containing protein — MNPLLAGQLFSFSLKVTAGLVLLAGWRRYRRNSLLLWSLFFLSSSLSIVSELLGFNLGVPLFQAIGVSFLAGGVVSLLDEEAVGFPIHSLRLAALTLPFLVSVYIVLYAKVVADPKPIYLSYGVAGIFYAFAGVVLWGVRRFYPRSGTLLSAIITLHGIHKMDYPFLRPVEWFAPIGFTLGATLNALEVIAFIHVVLSERFRNVVEAEKPEVVKKGIFIVSPDRFRTYVEALSDFPVLAFARRRDFPERWEVHLLTTVEGPGNIGPTQLHRIIERTRSYLAEAHRENVTGVVVIEGLEYLMMYNDFRSVLKFLATLADYIALYGGMLVLVLDEKSFDERQLKTLRQVLNVGEVG; from the coding sequence ATGAACCCCCTGCTCGCGGGCCAGCTCTTCAGTTTTTCCCTCAAGGTGACGGCGGGGTTAGTCCTGCTTGCAGGCTGGAGGCGATACCGGAGGAACTCACTCCTCCTCTGGTCGCTCTTCTTCCTGAGTTCATCTCTCTCAATAGTCTCAGAGCTCCTTGGCTTCAATCTGGGGGTTCCCCTTTTCCAGGCAATCGGCGTTTCGTTCCTGGCAGGAGGCGTTGTTTCCCTCCTCGATGAGGAGGCCGTTGGGTTCCCCATACACTCCCTCAGGCTCGCGGCGCTAACGTTGCCGTTTCTGGTTTCCGTCTATATCGTCCTATACGCCAAAGTGGTGGCGGACCCAAAGCCAATATACCTGTCCTACGGTGTAGCCGGAATCTTCTACGCCTTTGCAGGAGTTGTCCTCTGGGGTGTTAGGAGGTTCTATCCCCGCTCTGGAACGCTCCTGAGTGCCATAATAACCCTTCACGGAATTCACAAGATGGACTACCCATTCCTCAGGCCCGTCGAGTGGTTCGCGCCCATCGGGTTCACCCTCGGGGCAACGCTGAACGCCCTTGAGGTTATAGCCTTCATCCACGTCGTCCTCTCCGAGAGGTTCAGGAACGTCGTCGAAGCCGAGAAACCGGAGGTCGTGAAAAAAGGCATCTTCATAGTGTCCCCGGATAGGTTCAGGACGTACGTCGAGGCGCTCTCCGACTTCCCGGTTCTGGCCTTCGCGAGAAGAAGGGACTTTCCGGAGAGGTGGGAGGTTCACCTGCTGACGACCGTCGAAGGGCCTGGCAACATCGGGCCGACCCAGCTTCACAGAATAATCGAGAGAACCCGCTCCTATCTGGCGGAGGCCCACCGCGAGAACGTGACGGGAGTGGTCGTCATCGAAGGGCTGGAGTATCTGATGATGTACAACGACTTCCGCTCGGTGCTGAAGTTCCTCGCGACGCTCGCTGACTACATAGCCCTCTACGGTGGAATGCTGGTCTTAGTTCTCGACGAGAAGAGCTTTGACGAGAGGCAGCTTAAAACCCTCAGGCAGGTTCTCAACGTGGGGGAGGTCGGATGA
- the purF gene encoding amidophosphoribosyltransferase, with product MREKCGIFATLSENSAKKAYYALLALQHRGQESAGISVWRGRIRTVSGLGLVTDVFKGKELAKLRSNLAIAHVRYSTSGSLNETQPLETECCGMRIAVAHNGTLTNFRPLRERYEKLGVRFRHSVDSELLGISFLWHLRETGDEFEAMKEVFNEVKGAYSVALLFDGKILVARDPVGFRPLSYGTGDGHYFASEDSALKLFVEETRDVRPGEVFLLSENGVESRVLVRESHHHCVFEYIYFARPDSVLDGTNVYSARVRMGQELARESPAEGDVVIAVPDSGRAAALGFSQESGIPYAEGLIKNRYIGRTFIMPGQFNRELKVKLKLSPVREVVAGKRVVLVDDSIVRGTTMKRIVAMLRKAGAREVHVRIASPPIRYPCYMGIDIPTRHELIAAFGGVEKVKEAIGADSLAYLSVEGLKRAVGREDLCTACLTGEYPEWAFKF from the coding sequence ATGCGAGAGAAGTGCGGAATCTTTGCAACGCTCTCAGAGAACTCCGCAAAGAAGGCCTACTACGCCCTGCTCGCCCTCCAGCACCGCGGACAGGAGAGCGCGGGAATAAGCGTCTGGCGGGGCAGGATAAGAACGGTTTCAGGCCTCGGTCTCGTCACCGACGTTTTCAAAGGAAAGGAGCTCGCAAAGCTCCGTTCAAACCTCGCCATAGCCCACGTCCGCTACTCCACCTCCGGCTCGCTCAACGAGACCCAGCCCCTTGAGACGGAGTGCTGTGGAATGAGAATCGCGGTGGCGCACAACGGGACGCTCACCAACTTCAGGCCCCTCCGCGAGAGGTATGAAAAGCTCGGCGTCAGGTTCCGCCACTCGGTTGACTCCGAACTGCTCGGGATTTCCTTTCTCTGGCACCTCCGCGAGACGGGAGACGAGTTCGAGGCCATGAAGGAGGTTTTTAACGAGGTTAAAGGTGCATACTCCGTTGCACTCCTCTTCGACGGCAAAATCCTCGTGGCAAGGGACCCCGTTGGCTTCAGACCCTTGAGCTACGGAACTGGAGATGGCCACTACTTCGCGAGCGAAGATTCGGCATTGAAGCTCTTCGTGGAGGAAACGAGGGACGTGAGGCCTGGTGAGGTGTTCCTTCTCTCGGAGAATGGTGTTGAGAGCAGGGTCCTCGTCAGGGAAAGTCACCACCACTGCGTTTTTGAGTACATCTACTTCGCAAGGCCGGACAGCGTCCTTGATGGGACAAACGTTTACAGCGCGCGGGTCAGGATGGGACAGGAGCTGGCGAGGGAGAGCCCGGCTGAGGGCGACGTCGTCATAGCGGTTCCCGACTCCGGAAGGGCCGCCGCTCTGGGCTTCTCGCAGGAGAGCGGGATTCCCTACGCTGAGGGCCTGATAAAGAACCGCTACATCGGGAGGACCTTTATAATGCCGGGCCAGTTCAACCGCGAGCTGAAGGTTAAGCTCAAGCTCTCGCCGGTTAGGGAAGTCGTCGCCGGGAAGAGAGTCGTCTTAGTTGACGATTCCATAGTCAGGGGCACGACGATGAAGAGAATCGTCGCGATGCTGAGGAAGGCCGGCGCGAGGGAAGTCCACGTCAGAATCGCCTCACCGCCGATAAGGTACCCCTGCTACATGGGCATCGACATCCCCACGAGGCACGAGCTCATAGCGGCCTTCGGGGGAGTTGAAAAGGTGAAGGAAGCGATAGGGGCAGACAGCTTAGCTTACCTCAGCGTTGAGGGCCTGAAGAGGGCCGTCGGCAGGGAAGACCTCTGCACGGCCTGTCTAACCGGCGAGTATCCCGAGTGGGCGTTCAAGTTCTGA
- the pdxS gene encoding pyridoxal 5'-phosphate synthase lyase subunit PdxS, which yields MDKLKVIEAKGTERLKRGFAKMVKGGVIMDVTNAEQARIAEEAGAVSVMALHRVPADIRKAGGVARMAPIEKIQEIMDAVTIPVMAKVRIGHVAEAKILEALGVDMIDESEVLTPSDPFFHIDKREFAVPFVCGARNLGEAVRRIWEGSAMIRTKGEAGTGNIVEAVRHVRLVAEGIRQIQAMTDEQVYGVAEKFAEPYLRLALNVKEIAGLPVRVLENEPVYGHYTYREIVDGLYKVLLEIKKLGRLPVVNFAAGGVATPADAALMMQMGMDGVFVGSGIFKSSNPEKMARAIVEAVNHWDEPDVLVEISKEIGEPMKGQDIEELEVRLEERGV from the coding sequence ATGGACAAGCTGAAGGTTATCGAAGCCAAGGGAACGGAGAGGCTCAAGAGGGGCTTCGCCAAGATGGTCAAGGGCGGAGTCATTATGGACGTCACCAACGCCGAGCAGGCGAGGATTGCGGAAGAGGCGGGAGCCGTTTCGGTGATGGCCCTCCACCGCGTTCCGGCCGACATCAGGAAAGCCGGTGGAGTCGCGAGGATGGCGCCAATTGAGAAGATTCAGGAGATAATGGACGCGGTTACGATTCCTGTCATGGCTAAGGTCAGAATCGGCCACGTCGCCGAGGCGAAAATACTCGAAGCCCTTGGCGTTGACATGATTGATGAGAGCGAGGTTCTAACGCCATCGGACCCGTTCTTCCACATCGACAAGAGGGAATTTGCCGTTCCCTTCGTCTGCGGTGCCAGGAACCTTGGTGAGGCCGTGAGGAGGATATGGGAAGGCTCGGCCATGATTAGAACCAAGGGCGAAGCCGGAACCGGCAACATCGTCGAGGCCGTCAGGCACGTCCGCCTCGTTGCGGAGGGAATAAGGCAGATTCAGGCCATGACCGACGAGCAGGTCTACGGAGTGGCTGAAAAGTTCGCGGAGCCCTACCTCAGGCTTGCCCTCAACGTCAAGGAGATAGCCGGGCTTCCGGTAAGGGTTCTCGAGAACGAGCCTGTTTACGGCCACTACACCTACCGCGAGATTGTTGACGGCCTCTACAAGGTTCTCCTTGAGATAAAGAAGCTCGGCAGGTTGCCAGTCGTTAACTTCGCGGCGGGTGGAGTCGCGACTCCAGCTGACGCCGCACTGATGATGCAGATGGGCATGGACGGCGTCTTCGTCGGCTCTGGAATCTTCAAGAGCTCCAACCCTGAGAAGATGGCCAGGGCTATAGTCGAGGCCGTCAACCACTGGGACGAGCCCGACGTTCTCGTCGAGATAAGCAAGGAAATCGGCGAGCCCATGAAGGGTCAGGACATCGAGGAGCTTGAGGTTCGCCTTGAGGAGAGGGGCGTCTGA
- the purM gene encoding phosphoribosylformylglycinamidine cyclo-ligase, which translates to MLTYAQAGVDDEKTAKALGSIIGLARETFRFRRGKPGKPAENLGHYSALLDFGSFYLAITTDGVGTKVLVAEAVGKFDTIGIDMIAMNVNDLLCVGAEPVALVDYLAVKEPDEKIFAEIAKGLYAGAEQAGIAIVGGETAVMPDLINGFDLAGTAIGIVENGKVITGEMIKPGDAVIGISSSGIHSNGLTLARKLLIPKYGLDYEYGGRKLWEWLLEPTRIYVKAVLELLERVEVHGLAHITGGGLTNLKRLTNYGFSLEMPPIEGIFKLIHENGVPLEEMFRVFNMGVGFVAIVPQEEKEEALEILNKHYESFELGRVTEGPGIRVENFGVRL; encoded by the coding sequence ATGCTGACCTACGCCCAGGCCGGAGTTGATGACGAGAAAACTGCTAAAGCTTTGGGAAGCATAATAGGCCTTGCGAGGGAGACGTTCAGGTTCAGGAGGGGAAAGCCCGGGAAGCCAGCGGAGAACCTCGGCCACTACTCGGCCCTGCTCGACTTCGGGAGCTTCTACCTCGCCATCACGACAGACGGCGTCGGAACGAAGGTTCTCGTCGCGGAAGCGGTTGGAAAGTTCGACACGATAGGGATAGACATGATAGCGATGAACGTGAACGACCTCCTCTGCGTTGGCGCTGAACCGGTCGCGCTCGTTGACTACCTCGCAGTGAAGGAGCCGGACGAGAAAATCTTTGCCGAGATAGCGAAGGGCCTCTACGCTGGAGCGGAGCAGGCGGGGATAGCGATAGTGGGCGGGGAAACGGCTGTGATGCCTGACCTCATAAACGGCTTCGATTTGGCCGGAACGGCAATCGGAATCGTCGAGAATGGGAAGGTAATCACGGGGGAGATGATAAAGCCCGGCGACGCTGTAATAGGAATTTCGAGCTCGGGAATCCACTCAAACGGCCTGACCCTCGCGAGGAAGCTCCTCATTCCGAAGTACGGCCTCGACTACGAGTACGGGGGCAGGAAACTCTGGGAGTGGCTTTTGGAGCCGACAAGGATTTACGTGAAGGCGGTTCTTGAACTGCTCGAAAGGGTGGAAGTCCACGGTCTGGCCCACATAACCGGCGGCGGCCTTACAAACCTCAAGCGCCTCACGAACTACGGCTTCTCCCTTGAGATGCCCCCGATTGAGGGGATATTCAAGCTCATCCACGAGAACGGCGTTCCGCTGGAGGAGATGTTCAGGGTCTTCAACATGGGTGTGGGCTTCGTCGCGATTGTTCCCCAGGAGGAGAAGGAAGAGGCCCTGGAGATTCTCAACAAGCATTACGAGAGCTTTGAGCTCGGAAGGGTTACGGAGGGGCCCGGAATAAGGGTCGAGAACTTCGGCGTAAGACTTTAA
- a CDS encoding CGP-CTERM sorting domain-containing protein — translation MVRKTLLFFLISISVLSVIPYISADVVVIPGKSDAFIVHWWAGENGELGMDFYHFINGTLQPFYRTCLFCNGNGIINDWARLIPNGSSWIFLRSFYVPKNDTRVVEAYRVQGKDCALIGRVSFLLPPETEPRIVVYYQRKAFAVYFENGSEIISKKFLIRDSLTPVNFSGFPEETPVYYAMEEGVPLGGFYVRGDGYAYNGSRIVLVPLNVVGEVVSLLKVKGDIRGFASAVLKDGVILYYPYSYHVNGSPVTYKELRLFYYPTNGGKLKVFKLEKFQNGSGFAPGIVCSEKPEEKRPEKGNSGICGPASLVVLTLIPAYRAFRRKYS, via the coding sequence ATGGTAAGAAAGACACTTTTGTTTTTTCTGATATCTATTTCTGTTCTCTCTGTAATTCCATACATCTCGGCCGACGTCGTTGTAATCCCGGGAAAGAGTGATGCCTTTATCGTGCACTGGTGGGCCGGCGAAAACGGGGAACTCGGGATGGACTTCTACCACTTCATCAACGGGACCCTTCAGCCCTTTTACCGCACCTGCCTCTTCTGCAACGGCAACGGAATTATAAACGACTGGGCTAGGCTCATTCCGAACGGGAGTTCGTGGATATTCCTGCGGAGCTTCTACGTTCCCAAAAACGATACGCGGGTTGTTGAGGCCTACCGCGTTCAGGGAAAGGACTGCGCCCTCATTGGAAGGGTTTCGTTCCTCCTGCCCCCAGAAACGGAGCCGAGGATTGTGGTTTACTACCAGAGGAAGGCCTTTGCAGTGTATTTTGAAAACGGGAGCGAAATTATTTCAAAGAAGTTCCTGATTCGAGATTCGCTCACACCGGTTAACTTCTCCGGTTTTCCAGAGGAGACGCCCGTCTATTACGCGATGGAAGAGGGCGTCCCCTTGGGTGGATTCTACGTCAGAGGGGACGGCTATGCCTACAATGGGAGCAGGATTGTTCTCGTTCCGTTGAACGTCGTCGGGGAAGTCGTATCGCTCCTGAAAGTCAAGGGAGACATCAGAGGTTTTGCATCGGCCGTTCTGAAAGACGGGGTTATCCTGTACTATCCTTACAGCTATCATGTCAACGGTTCCCCTGTAACATACAAGGAGCTTCGCCTCTTCTACTATCCAACCAACGGCGGGAAGCTCAAGGTTTTCAAGCTCGAAAAGTTTCAGAACGGCTCGGGCTTTGCCCCAGGAATCGTCTGCTCAGAGAAGCCAGAAGAGAAAAGGCCGGAAAAGGGAAACTCCGGGATATGTGGTCCTGCGAGCTTAGTGGTGCTGACCCTGATACCAGCTTACAGGGCTTTCCGCAGGAAGTACTCGTGA
- the fdhF gene encoding formate dehydrogenase subunit alpha produces the protein MKTVVCPFCGFGCRLLVDEKSMRVKPYPGEPNRGKLCPKGLYSLEFVRSPGRLKRPLKRVGSAMVPISWGVAIEEIANRLLEIRELYGPDAVAFLSSSKVSNEENYLLQKIARLFGTNNIDNCARLCHEASVHALKLTVGTGAQTNPYEDIERFNAVLIWGYNPAETHPVVMDYILRAKRRGARVIVVDVRETRTMAFADYKLVIKPGTDIVLANAIAHVIIKEGLHNEEFIRMRTSGFSEVRMGVTKYTPEYAESVTGIPAETIREVARAFALAGSGAIMWGMGLTQHVSGVENVLAVINLALLLGYIGERGGLYPMRGQNNVQGAAYMGALSEFLPGYVPLTDERFRKRVADVWGVEDIPTDRGLYLTELWEAIEEGDVKALYIVGENPAVSEANFDHVRKALRKLDLLVVQDIFMTRTARYAHYILPASAFCEKAGSYMNSERRIQWSHKVCEPYVDSRPDWEILTMLGRALGLPGFDYTKVEEITAEYFRLFPELEERDVEELKNGDGIFLPRKRLHTWEFATPDGKAHFMAVERISPWEEPNGEFPMVLTTVRLISHYNTGEMTRRSPSLVKLMGEPRALISKRDAERLGIRDGDWVEIETRRGRIRMRAKVGKVQEGLVVVPFHFKANRLTSSALNKAGTPAFKFSACRVRKVRT, from the coding sequence GTGAAGACTGTTGTGTGCCCCTTCTGCGGTTTTGGGTGCAGGCTCCTCGTTGACGAGAAGAGCATGAGGGTCAAGCCCTATCCCGGCGAGCCGAACAGGGGAAAGCTCTGCCCCAAGGGCCTCTACTCGCTCGAGTTCGTCCGCTCCCCTGGAAGGCTGAAGAGACCCCTCAAGAGGGTTGGTTCGGCGATGGTCCCAATCAGCTGGGGGGTTGCTATAGAGGAGATAGCCAACAGACTGCTCGAGATAAGGGAGCTTTACGGCCCCGACGCGGTGGCGTTCCTCTCGTCCTCGAAGGTGAGCAACGAGGAGAACTACCTCCTCCAGAAGATTGCCCGCCTCTTCGGCACGAACAACATAGACAACTGCGCGAGGTTGTGCCACGAGGCGAGCGTTCACGCGCTCAAGCTGACCGTTGGAACCGGGGCGCAGACGAACCCCTACGAGGACATCGAGCGCTTCAACGCCGTCCTGATATGGGGCTACAATCCCGCTGAAACGCACCCCGTCGTCATGGACTACATTCTGAGGGCCAAGAGGAGAGGGGCCAGGGTAATCGTCGTGGACGTCAGGGAAACGCGGACGATGGCCTTTGCGGATTACAAACTCGTCATAAAGCCCGGGACAGACATAGTCCTGGCCAACGCGATTGCCCACGTTATAATCAAGGAGGGTCTCCACAACGAGGAGTTCATCAGGATGAGGACGAGCGGGTTCTCCGAGGTCAGGATGGGGGTTACGAAGTATACCCCCGAGTACGCCGAGAGCGTAACTGGAATTCCAGCGGAGACGATAAGGGAAGTTGCGAGGGCCTTCGCGCTGGCAGGGAGCGGGGCGATAATGTGGGGGATGGGCCTAACCCAGCACGTTTCTGGAGTTGAGAACGTTCTAGCGGTGATAAACCTCGCTCTGCTCCTCGGCTACATCGGCGAGCGCGGTGGCCTCTATCCTATGCGCGGGCAGAACAACGTCCAGGGAGCGGCATACATGGGCGCGCTGAGTGAGTTTCTGCCGGGCTACGTCCCGCTGACTGACGAACGCTTCCGGAAGCGCGTTGCCGACGTGTGGGGAGTCGAGGACATACCAACGGACAGGGGCCTCTACCTCACCGAGCTGTGGGAGGCAATAGAAGAGGGTGACGTTAAGGCCCTCTACATCGTCGGCGAGAATCCGGCTGTGAGCGAGGCGAACTTTGACCACGTAAGAAAAGCCCTCAGAAAGCTCGACCTACTCGTGGTTCAGGACATCTTCATGACGAGAACGGCGCGCTACGCCCACTACATCCTCCCGGCATCGGCTTTCTGCGAGAAGGCCGGCAGTTACATGAACAGCGAGCGGAGAATCCAGTGGAGCCACAAAGTCTGCGAGCCCTACGTCGACTCAAGGCCCGACTGGGAGATTTTGACGATGCTCGGTCGGGCGCTCGGACTTCCGGGCTTCGACTACACCAAGGTTGAGGAGATAACGGCAGAGTACTTCCGTCTCTTCCCGGAGCTTGAGGAGAGGGACGTTGAGGAACTCAAGAACGGCGATGGAATCTTTCTGCCCAGGAAGAGACTTCACACCTGGGAGTTCGCAACGCCCGATGGAAAGGCCCACTTCATGGCCGTCGAGAGAATCTCACCCTGGGAGGAGCCGAACGGGGAGTTCCCGATGGTTCTAACGACCGTCAGGCTGATAAGCCACTACAACACCGGCGAGATGACGCGGAGGAGTCCCTCCCTCGTGAAGCTCATGGGCGAGCCTAGGGCGCTGATAAGCAAGCGCGACGCGGAAAGGCTCGGAATCCGCGACGGTGACTGGGTGGAGATTGAAACACGGCGCGGAAGGATAAGGATGCGCGCGAAGGTCGGGAAGGTTCAGGAGGGCCTCGTCGTGGTTCCCTTCCACTTCAAGGCGAACAGGCTCACGAGTTCAGCGCTCAACAAGGCTGGAACCCCGGCGTTCAAGTTCTCGGCGTGCCGGGTTAGGAAAGTCAGAACTTGA